The stretch of DNA TGATTGATTTTTTACCTCAAATTGGTAGGGCATGATCCGGTTGGTGGGAAATGATGAAAATACCTACAACACGCCAAAAAGAACTACCAGTCTTCCGTTTTGTGTAAGTGTTTTTTTCACGTCGATTGCACGAGCTTTAGTTCATGAACTAAACCGCTATTATATTGCATTTTAAGGGGGTCAACATATGAGCCTGAGTGTGATGATAACTTAAAGCCCGTAATTGGCATGAAGTTTGACACCTGGGAAGAGGGCATGGCACTATACAAAATGTATGCTCATGAGGTTGGGTTCTCGGTCCGCACATGGACAACACACAAAGATGATCAGGGTGTACCAGTGTGGAAGAGGTTTGTTTGTGCAAGGGAAGGTTGGCGAAAGGTGGCCACAGATGAGGAAAGGATAAAGCCTAAACGGAACTTCAAGTTAAGCAGGTGTGGTTGTGAGGCTATGATCGGATTCAAGAGGCAAGATGACGGCAAATACGAGGTTGCCCGATTTGTCCAATCGCACACGCACCAACTTATTTCGCCAAGTAAGAGACATCTCATTAAGTCAAAGAGAGAAGTAGTGAGTTGAGGACAAAATTACTTACATGTCATAAGGCATTGGTTGGCACATCTGCAGCATATCGCTTGCTTAGTGTAGAGAAGGGGGGCCAAGCAAATGTAGGTTGCACAAAGCGTGATTTACAAAACTGCCACCGTGATTTTAAAAGAGCAATTAAGGGAGCAGATGGACAGATAATAGTAGATATCATGAAGAATAAGCAAGCTGCCAATCCAGCCTTCTACTTTGATTAGCAACTCGATGAGAATGATAAACTTACAAATATTTTCTGGGCCGATAGTATATGCAGAAAAAACTACTCATTGTTTGGTGAAGTGGTGTCTTTCGACTCCACATACCGCTTTAATAGGTATGGCTTGGTGTGACTCCACATACCGCTTTAATAGGTATGACTTGGTGTTTGCCCCTTTCACCGGAGTTAACAACCACAAATCTTGTGTTACATTTGGTGCTGCTTTTTTATGGAATGAGAAGCAAGAATCTTATATATGGTTGTTCAAGACTTTCTTGAAAGCAATGTGTGGGGTTGCACCTAAGCTAATCATTACCGATGAAGATCAAAGCATGAGAATAGGGATAGAACATGTTTTCCCGAACACTATACATAGACTTTGCATGTGGCACATCCTCATGAAGCTTACGGAAAAAGTTGGTGCGACCCTAAAAAATAGTCCAGATTTCCATGAACAGTTTATGTCATGTGTTTGGGGATCAGAGACACCAAACGAGTTCGAGTCAAAATGGTGTTCAATAATTAATGATTTCGGGCTAGATGATAATACATGGTTGCAGGAGAAGTATGAGTTACGACGATCATGGATTCCGGCATATTTTACTGATTTCCACCTTGGCGGAATCTTGCGTACCACATCAAGATCTGAGAGTGAGAATGCATTCTTCAGACACTTTACTAACCGGAACCTTGCCTTGATTGAATTTTGGGTCAGATTTGAAACAGCTTTAGAGGAACAACGGCAAAAAGAATTACAAGAAGATAATGTCAGCCTTCATACACTGCCTATACTCAAGACTTGTTGGAGTATCGAGAGTCATGGTAGAGAAGTGTATACTCATGAGGTTTTTGCTGAATTTCAGAGTCAGGTGCTAGCAGCGAGGGATTATTGTCATGTCAAAACAATCACGCAGATTGGTGAGCTCCGCACCATCAGCATTAGCAGCAACAGTGGCAAGGTTAGACAAGTTAGTTTCAACACTAGCACTAAGGAAACACACTATTCTTGTAGGATGTTTGAATCCTTGGGTATCATTTGCCGTCACATCATTGTTGTCCTAAAGAATGAGGGCTGTAATGAAATTCCTAGTCAATATGTGCTACATAGGTGGACTAAAATGGCTGCGCGACACCTTG from Triticum urartu cultivar G1812 chromosome 3, Tu2.1, whole genome shotgun sequence encodes:
- the LOC125542443 gene encoding protein FAR1-RELATED SEQUENCE 5-like isoform X3 — its product is MESMASAALSIGSTTAVGVEDDASSSAVGMIRLVGNDENTYNTPKRTTSLPFCGSTYEPECDDNLKPVIGMKFDTWEEGMALYKMYAHEVGFSVRTWTTHKDDQGVPVWKRFVCAREGWRKVATDEERIKPKRNFKLSRCGCEAMIGFKRQDDGKYEVARFVQSHTHQLISPKSGASSEGLLSCQNNHADW
- the LOC125542443 gene encoding protein FAR1-RELATED SEQUENCE 5-like isoform X1, with the protein product MRMINLQIFSGPIVYAEKTTHCLVKWCLSTPHTALIGMAWCDSTYRFNRYDLVFAPFTGVNNHKSCVTFGAAFLWNEKQESYIWLFKTFLKAMCGVAPKLIITDEDQSMRIGIEHVFPNTIHRLCMWHILMKLTEKVGATLKNSPDFHEQFMSCVWGSETPNEFESKWCSIINDFGLDDNTWLQEKYELRRSWIPAYFTDFHLGGILRTTSRSESENAFFRHFTNRNLALIEFWVRFETALEEQRQKELQEDNVSLHTLPILKTCWSIESHGREVYTHEVFAEFQSQVLAARDYCHVKTITQIGELRTISISSNSGKVRQVSFNTSTKETHYSCRMFESLGIICRHIIVVLKNEGCNEIPSQYVLHRWTKMAARHLAYDANGHELQGSSTCLPPVIKKLYAETCSNFSLALHVAKHSEEKMRYLHKAIGDAYTQLGQEGTVSEQSKVQEFESFVGTSFPTVINIHPPDVAKTKGSGKRLKRGSEQTVTQKKKRAKEHHKNK
- the LOC125542443 gene encoding protein FAR1-RELATED SEQUENCE 5-like isoform X2, coding for MCGVAPKLIITDEDQSMRIGIEHVFPNTIHRLCMWHILMKLTEKVGATLKNSPDFHEQFMSCVWGSETPNEFESKWCSIINDFGLDDNTWLQEKYELRRSWIPAYFTDFHLGGILRTTSRSESENAFFRHFTNRNLALIEFWVRFETALEEQRQKELQEDNVSLHTLPILKTCWSIESHGREVYTHEVFAEFQSQVLAARDYCHVKTITQIGELRTISISSNSGKVRQVSFNTSTKETHYSCRMFESLGIICRHIIVVLKNEGCNEIPSQYVLHRWTKMAARHLAYDANGHELQGSSTCLPPVIKKLYAETCSNFSLALHVAKHSEEKMRYLHKAIGDAYTQLGQEGTVSEQSKVQEFESFVGTSFPTVINIHPPDVAKTKGSGKRLKRGSEQTVTQKKKRAKEHHKNK